A portion of the Corynebacterium ammoniagenes DSM 20306 genome contains these proteins:
- a CDS encoding MoaD/ThiS family protein — MVDVHFFAAARDAAGCTHTNLAGTDVPATLGDLLQFLSTTFTGSTGAGTSMADVLQRCSFLLDGKTGTAETPLAGISRVDVLPPFAGG; from the coding sequence ATGGTTGACGTGCACTTCTTCGCCGCGGCCCGGGACGCCGCAGGTTGTACCCACACCAACCTGGCAGGTACAGACGTCCCGGCAACGTTGGGCGATCTTTTACAGTTCCTATCCACCACTTTCACCGGCTCTACCGGCGCCGGAACCTCCATGGCGGATGTCCTTCAGCGCTGCTCTTTCCTCTTAGACGGCAAAACAGGAACGGCAGAGACACCACTTGCGGGTATCTCCCGCGTGGATGTACTCCCGCCTTTCGCCGGCGGATAA
- a CDS encoding phage holin family protein, with translation MSTLWNFVLNVIAIAAGLWVVVEFIPGIDLTAAPGQELTAFLVLAAVFVIVNAVVAPVLRVVGLPLTCITLGLFALVINGIVLMLAEWLFNLLGFQDSSFHIDGLWPAILGAIVLAIISGIVNFFTSPLRARA, from the coding sequence ATGAGCACCCTGTGGAATTTTGTCCTCAACGTCATCGCCATTGCTGCCGGTTTGTGGGTGGTCGTGGAATTTATCCCCGGCATTGATCTCACCGCCGCACCAGGCCAAGAACTCACGGCCTTCTTGGTACTGGCCGCCGTCTTCGTCATCGTCAACGCAGTCGTTGCACCAGTACTACGGGTAGTTGGCTTGCCGCTGACCTGCATCACGCTTGGATTGTTTGCGCTTGTCATCAACGGAATTGTGCTGATGCTTGCCGAATGGCTGTTTAACCTCCTGGGATTCCAGGACTCGAGCTTTCACATCGATGGGCTGTGGCCCGCCATCCTGGGCGCGATTGTGCTGGCGATCATCTCCGGAATCGTTAATTTCTTCACCAGCCCACTGCGCGCCCGCGCTTAG